In the genome of Apodemus sylvaticus chromosome 2, mApoSyl1.1, whole genome shotgun sequence, one region contains:
- the Kcna5 gene encoding potassium voltage-gated channel subfamily A member 5 — MEISLVPLENGSAMTLTGGREAAAASCVQTPGGECGCPPTAGLNNQSKETSPRGPATHEDAGQGGRPLPPMPQELSQPRRPSVEDEEGEGDPGLGTVEEDQAPQDSGSLHHQRVLINISGLRFETQLGTLAQFPNTLLGDPAKRLRYFDPLRNEYFFDRNRPSFDGILYYYQSGGRLRRPVNVSLDVFADEIRFYQLGDEAMERFREDEGFIKEEEKPLPRNEFQRQVWLIFEYPESSGSARAIAIVSVLVILISIITFCLETLPEFRDERELLRHPPAPPQPPAPAPGTNDSSSGALSSGPTVAPLLPRTLADPFFIVETTCVIWFTFELLVRFFACPSKAEFSRNIMNIIDIVAIFPYFITLGTELAEQQPGGGGQNGQQAMSLAILRVIRLVRVFRIFKLSRHSKGLQILGKTLQASMRELGLLIFFLFIGVILFSSAVYFAEADNQGSHFSSIPDAFWWAVVTMTTVGYGDMRPITVGGKIVGSLCAIAGVLTIALPVPVIVSNFNYFYHRETDHEEQAALKEEQGNQRRESGLDTGGQRKVSCSKASFCKTGGSLESSDSIRRGSCPLEKCHLKAKSNVDLRRSLYALCLDTSRETDL; from the coding sequence ATGGAGATCTCCCTGGTGCCCCTGGAGAACGGCAGTGCCATGACCCTcacaggaggaagggaggcagcaGCGGCAAGCTGTGTGCAGACCCCCGGGGGAGAGTGTGGGTGCCCTCCGACGGCTGGACTCAATAATCAGTCCAAAGAAACATCGCCAAGGGGACCCGCCACGCACGAGGATGCCGGCCAGGGTGGGCGGCCTTTGCCTCCTATGCCTCAGGAGCTGTCACAGCCTAGAAGGCCATCTGTTGAGGATGAGGAGGGAGAAGGCGACCCTGGCTTGGGCACAGTAGAGGAGGACCAGGCTCCTCAGGACTCAGGGTCACTCCATCACCAGCGGGTCCTCATAAACATCTCGGGTTTGCGCTTTGAGACGCAGCTAGGCACCCTGGCGCAGTTTCCCAACACCCTCCTGGGGGACCCAGCCAAGCGCCTGCGCTACTTTGACCCCCTGAGAAATGAGTACTTCTTCGACCGCAATCGACCCAGCTTCGATGGCATTTTGTACTACTACCAGTCTGGGGGCCGCCTGCGCAGGCCAGTCAACGTCTCCCTGGATGTGTTTGCAGATGAGATCCGCTTTTACCAGCTGGGGGACGAGGCCATGGAGCGCTTCCGGGAGGATGAGGGCTTCatcaaggaagaggagaagcccCTGCCCCGCAACGAGTTCCAGCGCCAGGTTTGGCTTATCTTCGAATACCCAGAAAGCTCTGGGTCGGCAAGAGCCATCGCCATCGTGTCGGTCTTGGTCATCCTTATCTCCATCATCACCTTCTGCTTGGAGACTCTGCCTGAGTTCAGGGATGAACGAGAGCTGTTACGCCACCCCCCAGCGCCGCCGCAGCCCCCAGCTCCTGCCCCAGGGACCAATGACAGCAGCTCTGGTGCCCTTTCCTCTGGCCCCACAGTGGCTCCGCTCCTGCCTCGGACACTGGCTGACCCATTCTTCATCGTGGAGACCACATGTGTGATCTGGTTCACTTTTGAGTTGCTTGTGCGCTTCTTTGCCTGCCCCAGCAAGGCAGAATTCTCTCGGAATATTATGAACATCATTGATATTGTGGCCATCTTCCCCTACTTTATCACCCTGGGCACGGAGCTGGCAGAGCAACAACCAGGGGGCGGTGGTCAAAATGGGCAGCAGGCCATGTCCCTAGCCATCCTCAGGGTGATCCGCCTAGTCCGGGTGTTCCGAATCTTCAAGCTCTCCCGCCACTCCAAGGGGCTGCAGATCCTGGGTAAGACCTTGCAGGCATCCATGCGGGAGCTCGGGCtgctcatcttcttcctcttcatcggAGTCATCCTCTTCTCCAGCGCTGTCTACTTCGCAGAGGCAGACAATCAGGGGTCGCACTTCTCCAGTATCCCAGATGCCTTCTGGTGGGCAGTAGTCACTATGACCACTGTAGGCTACGGGGACATGAGGCCCATCACTGTAGGGGGCAAAATTGTGGGCTCACTGTGCGCCATAGCTGGGGTGCTCACCATTGCCCTCCCTGTGCCCGTCATCGTCTCCAATTTTAATTACTTCTATCACCGGGAGACGGACCATGAGGAGCAGGCTGCCCTGAAGGAGGAGCAAGGGAACCAGCGGCGGGAGTCTGGGCTGGACACAGGAGGTCAGCGGAAGGTCAGCTGCAGCAAAGCCTCCTTCTGCAAGACCGGGGGTTCCCTGGAGAGTTCTGACAGTATCAGAAGGGGTAGCTGTCCTCTAGAAAAGTGTCACCTCAAGGCCAAGAGCAACGTGGATCTGCGGAGGTCCCTGTATGCCCTCTGTCTGGACACTAGCCGCGAAACAGATTTGTAA